A window of the Pontibacillus yanchengensis genome harbors these coding sequences:
- the pnpS gene encoding two-component system histidine kinase PnpS codes for MRNYDSRPFLSYSILAILLMLSLGLVLAQLTKNFVTDIVEERVKNDAHYLVEYIDSASEVSQLVDLSNQLDIGIVYKESNEKELDTTDQILNPTNDEKSSIQEFITNYDSDGEPLNKGQIHGNLFYYPFQTNELEGTLIMVIKVTSLTNITKNIWLIIGITVLIGILVMATLGRSIFEKYIKPIRSAARVADELAQGNYRARTYEGNYGEAAQLTTSINVLARNLQEMTMMQEMQKDRLEAVINNMGNGLVLIDEKGYVHLVNKAFLESFGGSGTDYLGHLYYHAIEEEEIHKAVKEVFMTEERVRYSFIRSLQIERRFLEVLGAPIINESNVWKGVVLVFHDITELKNLEQMRKDFVANVSHELKTPITSIRGFSETLLDGAMQDDALREQFINIILKESQRLQSLIHDLLELSKLEKEEFQLNIENVYVKGMIQDIVPIVEHQADEKEVHLEQHLTDDVMIEGDSARLKQVVINLLTNAINYTPKQGAVSVALTTHDTEVEITVTDSGVGIPEEDIPRIFERFYRVDKARSRNSGGTGLGLAIVKHIVEAHHGHIKVQSVNQEGTTFRIFLPEKFTKN; via the coding sequence ATGCGTAATTATGATTCACGTCCTTTTTTAAGTTATTCCATACTAGCTATTCTTTTGATGCTTAGCTTAGGGCTTGTGCTAGCACAATTAACCAAAAATTTTGTTACAGATATAGTAGAGGAACGAGTGAAAAATGATGCTCATTATTTGGTAGAATATATTGATTCTGCCTCAGAAGTATCACAATTAGTGGATCTAAGCAATCAGTTAGATATAGGAATAGTTTATAAAGAGAGTAATGAAAAGGAATTGGATACAACTGATCAAATCCTTAACCCTACGAATGATGAAAAATCCAGCATTCAAGAATTTATAACAAATTATGATAGTGATGGAGAACCTCTAAATAAAGGTCAAATCCATGGTAATCTATTCTACTATCCTTTCCAAACCAATGAACTTGAGGGAACTTTAATCATGGTAATTAAAGTTACTTCTCTAACAAATATCACAAAGAATATATGGCTAATAATTGGTATAACTGTGCTTATAGGAATTTTAGTGATGGCGACATTAGGTAGAAGTATTTTCGAGAAGTATATTAAACCTATTCGTTCTGCAGCACGTGTAGCTGATGAATTAGCACAAGGGAATTATCGAGCTCGTACTTATGAAGGCAACTATGGAGAAGCTGCACAATTAACGACTTCAATCAATGTTCTTGCTCGGAATCTTCAAGAGATGACCATGATGCAGGAAATGCAGAAGGACCGTCTTGAAGCAGTAATCAATAACATGGGAAATGGGTTAGTGCTAATAGACGAAAAAGGGTATGTTCACCTTGTGAATAAGGCATTTCTTGAAAGCTTTGGTGGAAGTGGTACAGATTACTTAGGTCACTTGTATTACCATGCTATTGAAGAAGAGGAAATTCATAAAGCAGTGAAGGAAGTGTTTATGACAGAAGAAAGAGTACGGTACTCCTTTATTCGTTCCTTACAAATCGAACGAAGATTTCTAGAAGTCTTGGGTGCTCCAATAATAAATGAATCCAATGTTTGGAAAGGTGTTGTATTGGTATTCCATGACATCACAGAGTTGAAAAACCTAGAACAAATGCGTAAAGACTTTGTGGCGAATGTATCTCATGAATTAAAAACGCCTATTACTTCCATTCGTGGTTTTTCTGAAACCTTATTAGATGGAGCTATGCAAGATGATGCACTTCGTGAACAATTTATTAATATTATTTTAAAAGAAAGCCAGCGACTGCAGTCATTGATTCATGACTTACTAGAGCTTTCAAAATTAGAGAAAGAAGAATTTCAACTTAATATAGAAAATGTGTATGTAAAGGGAATGATCCAAGACATTGTTCCGATTGTGGAACACCAGGCTGATGAAAAAGAAGTACATTTGGAACAGCATTTAACAGATGATGTCATGATAGAAGGAGATTCGGCAAGATTAAAGCAAGTTGTGATTAATCTCCTTACTAATGCTATTAATTACACACCAAAACAAGGCGCGGTATCAGTAGCATTAACAACACATGATACAGAAGTGGAAATAACAGTTACAGACAGTGGTGTGGGGATACCAGAAGAAGATATTCCTCGTATATTTGAACGTTTTTATAGAGTGGATAAAGCCAGAAGTCGTAATTCTGGTGGTACCGGTCTTGGGTTAGCTATTGTAAAACATATTGTGGAAGCTCATCATGGGCATATAAAAGTACAAAGTGTTAACCAAGAAGGAACAACATTCCGTATTTTCCTACCTGAAAAATTTACAAAAAATTAA
- a CDS encoding MaoC/PaaZ C-terminal domain-containing protein: protein MKCRVFLSPYKKTLSNGGGMLLGKKRKLGKKLKDIQIGETFSTSAKIEDKDLLLFLGLTDDANPLYIQHDYASQTPFKRPIVPTVMLNGIVTSAISMHLPGPGCHIVEEHLYYPNPVHHYAELQVSLEVTEMDWEKHLVTVKAIALDEEGNEVVNGTLNVCPAYEPESMNAKSLENFY from the coding sequence GTGAAATGCCGAGTTTTTCTATCACCATATAAGAAAACGCTTTCAAATGGAGGTGGCATGTTGTTAGGGAAAAAACGAAAGTTAGGTAAAAAGCTAAAAGATATACAGATTGGAGAAACATTTTCCACAAGTGCTAAAATAGAAGATAAAGATTTACTACTATTTCTTGGCCTAACGGATGATGCAAATCCTTTGTACATCCAACATGATTATGCTTCACAAACTCCTTTCAAGCGACCAATTGTACCTACTGTGATGCTTAATGGTATTGTAACATCTGCTATTTCGATGCACCTTCCCGGTCCGGGATGTCACATTGTTGAGGAGCATTTGTACTATCCGAATCCAGTCCATCATTATGCAGAGTTACAAGTATCATTGGAGGTAACGGAAATGGATTGGGAAAAGCATCTCGTAACTGTAAAGGCAATAGCTTTAGATGAAGAAGGAAATGAAGTTGTAAACGGTACACTGAATGTATGTCCAGCCTATGAGCCAGAATCTATGAATGCCAAATCGTTAGAGAATTTTTACTAG
- a CDS encoding response regulator transcription factor: MAQHILIVDDEESIVTLLKYNIEQAGFTTEVAYTGKEALEKANEQTFDLIVLDVMLPEMDGMEVCKQMRQKQVQTPILMLTAKDDEFDKVLGLELGADDYLTKPFSPREVVARIKAILRRVTYHSNSTEEERECFKIADLMVYPEQYEATVKGEGLILTPKEFELLLYLTRNKGRVLSRDQLLSAVWNYDFVGDTRIVDVHISHLREKIEPDTKKPVYIKTIRGLGYKMEDPSKDA, translated from the coding sequence ATGGCTCAACATATATTAATCGTGGATGATGAAGAATCCATTGTCACATTATTAAAATACAATATTGAACAAGCTGGCTTTACAACGGAAGTAGCTTATACGGGTAAAGAAGCATTGGAAAAAGCTAATGAACAAACATTTGATCTTATTGTCCTGGACGTCATGCTACCAGAAATGGATGGAATGGAAGTTTGTAAGCAAATGCGACAAAAGCAAGTTCAAACTCCTATTCTTATGTTAACAGCAAAAGATGATGAGTTTGATAAAGTATTAGGACTAGAATTGGGTGCAGATGATTATTTAACAAAACCATTTAGTCCACGAGAAGTGGTGGCAAGAATTAAGGCCATCTTACGTCGAGTCACGTATCATTCAAATAGCACAGAAGAAGAACGGGAATGCTTCAAAATTGCAGATTTGATGGTGTATCCAGAACAATATGAAGCAACTGTAAAAGGGGAAGGGTTGATTCTTACACCTAAGGAGTTTGAATTACTTCTCTATTTAACAAGAAACAAAGGACGCGTATTATCCAGAGATCAACTTTTGAGCGCTGTCTGGAACTATGACTTCGTAGGAGATACTCGTATTGTTGATGTTCATATTAGTCACTTGAGAGAAAAAATAGAACCTGATACGAAGAAGCCTGTATATATAAAAACCATACGTGGATTAGGCTATAAGATGGAGGATCCTTCTAAAGATGCGTAA
- the hflK gene encoding FtsH protease activity modulator HflK: MTLRQIYTWIAISIGIVVLAIVGTTSWYTVDESEQAVILTFGEAEESITNPGLHFKMPWPIQEKQKLSKETFSLNFGYNQGQEDKGKANQVQMITGDENIVLADLVVQWKITEPAQYLYQSAQPELVLNNATSASLRQIIGTSKIDDALTSGKAEIENEVRELLVSLVEDYNIGISVIDVKLQEVDLPNSEVRTAFTKVTDARETMNTKINEAKKYKNEKYEEALGEKDAIISRAEGAKVARIEEAKGDVAQFDALYTEYENSPTVTENRLVIETLEDVLPQANVYIMNDESNTVKYLPIGNSQVQSMPQQQTQKQEQEGGSNNE; encoded by the coding sequence ATGACATTAAGGCAAATCTATACTTGGATTGCGATTTCAATTGGTATCGTGGTACTCGCTATAGTGGGGACGACAAGTTGGTACACCGTAGATGAATCTGAACAAGCCGTCATTCTTACATTCGGTGAAGCGGAGGAAAGTATAACGAATCCTGGTTTACACTTTAAAATGCCATGGCCTATACAAGAAAAACAAAAACTTTCCAAAGAGACGTTCAGTTTAAATTTTGGATACAATCAGGGTCAGGAGGATAAAGGGAAAGCAAATCAAGTTCAAATGATTACAGGGGATGAAAATATTGTCTTAGCTGACCTAGTAGTACAATGGAAAATTACTGAACCTGCTCAATACTTATATCAATCTGCTCAACCAGAATTAGTATTAAACAACGCTACTTCTGCTTCATTGCGTCAGATTATTGGTACATCCAAGATTGATGATGCTCTTACATCAGGTAAAGCAGAAATTGAAAATGAAGTGAGAGAGCTACTCGTATCACTTGTAGAAGATTACAATATCGGTATTTCTGTTATTGATGTAAAACTTCAAGAAGTTGATTTACCAAATTCTGAAGTGAGAACAGCTTTTACGAAGGTAACAGATGCAAGAGAAACAATGAACACAAAAATAAATGAAGCCAAAAAGTACAAAAATGAAAAATATGAAGAAGCGTTAGGGGAAAAAGATGCAATCATTTCGCGTGCTGAAGGGGCTAAAGTAGCCAGGATAGAAGAAGCGAAAGGTGATGTAGCTCAATTTGATGCTTTATATACTGAGTATGAAAACTCCCCAACTGTTACAGAAAATCGTCTTGTTATTGAGACGCTTGAGGATGTGTTGCCTCAAGCTAATGTGTATATCATGAACGATGAAAGCAATACAGTTAAATACTTACCAATTGGAAATAGCCAAGTTCAATCAATGCCTCAACAACAAACACAAAAGCAAGAACAGGAAGGGGGTTCTAATAATGAGTGA